AAGCCTGCGGATTATCCACTCCGGGTGGCACCGTGCCGTCGCGCTGCAAGGCTTGGGCAGCCTCGATCAGCCGGCGGCGGGTCTGAATTACCATCAGGTCACTATAACCCAGATGCTCCAAGTCGTGATCGAGGACCGCGCCCATGCTTTCGGTTACGGCCTGGTCCTGCAGCAGCACGCCATCAATCCCGGTGAAGCTCTTGTTGCGCTGCGCTTGACGATCGATCCCGTAATCGCTGGCGGCATTGTGGCGCAATCGCCAGCGCCCGTGCCAATCGGTGCTGTTGGGCAAGTAGTCCAGCTTGTGGGTAAAGCCGGCCATCCACTCGCCGCTCTTGAGCGTGCGCGAGCGCGGTGCGTTACCCTTCCAGGTCATTTGTAAAAACATGGTGTGATGGTCGTCCATCGGGACCCAGGCCCGAGCCATAATATGGCGGTCGAAATCGCCGTCGGGCGCGATGGTCCAAAAGGGCATCGCGAAAGGGGCGAAGCGCCAGTAAAACTTGCCGTCGATCAGCCGGCGCGCGCCGTACACGGTACCCAGCTCGGTACGCGCCACCATCATTTCGGGCTGGCGATTGGCGGCAGGATAGCGGCTCATGTTGCCTGGCGGAAAATCGTCGCCGTTTACTCCGCCCACGTGCAGGAAGCCAAAATGCGAAGTGTCGATGTCACCCTCCAACGCTTGCGCCCAGTTGCATTCGCGCTGGCAAAAGAACATCGACACCTCGCTCTCGGGCAACAGCGCGGGTTCCAGCGCCGGCAATTCGGGCGGTTGCGTACGCGGTCCCATGTACACCCAGATAAGGCCGTTGCGCTCCATCGCGCGATAGGCGCGAGCGCGCACCTTGGCCTTGTAATCGTACTCGGGTGGCACGTTGGGCATCTCCACGCAGGCGCCGCTGACATCGAATTTCCAGCCGTGATAAACGCAGCGCAACCCCTCGTTCTCGTTGCGCCCGAAGAACAGCGAGGCGCAGCGATGGGGGCAGCGGTGGTCCATCACGCCGATCCGGCCGGCGCTATCGCGAAACGCGATAAGCTTCTCGCCCAGCAGCATCAGCCGTAGCGGTGCTCCATCGGCGGCGAGCTCGGTGGCAAGCGCGGCAGGAATCCAGTACTGGCGCATCAGTTCGCCCATCGGCGTACCGGGTCCCACCCGGGTCAGGATGTCGTTTTCCTTCGCGGATGCCATCGCGCAACTCCTCGTTGGTCGGGCGCCACCCAGGCGCCCGTCTTTCTCTACAGCCTTGCCATACTCCGAGCGCGCAGGAAAGCGCGCCGGCAGCGTACCGGCAGGCCGGATTGCAGCTTGAGGGCAGACGAGCCAGGCGCTTTCTGCTATCAGTGTGGGGATTTATCTGCGATCTGGCACTGATCAGGAGGCTTAGATGAAGCGCAGCATGGATCGAATCATCACTTCCCACGCCGGCAGCCTGCCCCGCCCGGGTGACTTGCGAGAG
The DNA window shown above is from Candidatus Binataceae bacterium and carries:
- a CDS encoding Rieske 2Fe-2S domain-containing protein; amino-acid sequence: MASAKENDILTRVGPGTPMGELMRQYWIPAALATELAADGAPLRLMLLGEKLIAFRDSAGRIGVMDHRCPHRCASLFFGRNENEGLRCVYHGWKFDVSGACVEMPNVPPEYDYKAKVRARAYRAMERNGLIWVYMGPRTQPPELPALEPALLPESEVSMFFCQRECNWAQALEGDIDTSHFGFLHVGGVNGDDFPPGNMSRYPAANRQPEMMVARTELGTVYGARRLIDGKFYWRFAPFAMPFWTIAPDGDFDRHIMARAWVPMDDHHTMFLQMTWKGNAPRSRTLKSGEWMAGFTHKLDYLPNSTDWHGRWRLRHNAASDYGIDRQAQRNKSFTGIDGVLLQDQAVTESMGAVLDHDLEHLGYSDLMVIQTRRRLIEAAQALQRDGTVPPGVDNPQAYLAVHAGDLLMKEERDWQEIYRNFPRVSVAPDGRIVAAPARPGWPSSVAAEAHE